Within Candidatus Eisenbacteria bacterium, the genomic segment CCGCTTGATGGGCCGCGCTTCGCGGCCCGAAAGCGGCTGGGAACAGCCGCCGGCCCGATGGATCCGACGCGCAGCGTCGGATCCATCATTGGTTTAACCTGAAAAGTCGGTTGGAGCGGACCTGGCGCAAGCCAGGGGCGTGACAAGCGACTTCGCCAGCTGAAAGCGTCTGTTCGGCCAGCTCCTGAGATTGGTATTACGTTTTATCTCCATCTAGCGTTACTCCGTCAACACCCGCGCCACTCCATCAACACCTGCTAACGCGTGCGGGATCTCCATGACTCCTACGAGAGTCCGCTTCTCCCCCCTGATAAGGTCTCCATCAGGCCCGATCCGCGCTGGGTAGGACCCGACAAAATACGTCATTTCGTAGACCCCATTGATGAAACTGACGCCCATGATACTCTGATTCTCGTTGGCCTCCGTATTCACGGTCACACCAACCAGGCAGTTCTTGTAGTCCAAACCTCTATCCGGCTCGCGGAATCCTAACTTGGCCAACATGCTGCGCAACTCTCTCGGCGAATGCATGACCTTTAGGCCAAAACCCTCTTCGACTGGGGACTCCGCAAACCCCGCCCAAAGAGGAATGGCGTATTCGCCCTCGTTGTGGCCTCCCTCAATGATTAGTTTGCATTCCCCCGGCTCCAGGACGCCTTCCGGCCTGCTGCACCCCAGAAACAGCAGTGCTAAGCAGCACAGCCAGGTGATCCAAGATAAGCTAGGCGTTGATGGGATAGAGTGGCGATCCATAACTATGGCTTCTCGATAACACGTTGGACACGCAAACAGCTAGAAAATAATCCCGAATCGATACACCGCCAATATATGATACCGCAACGAGATGGGACGGGAAACAGTTAGAGCGAATGGGATATCGGGTTTCGATCGAACACCTCTACCAACACAAACAGTCTTTCCGCCGGGCATGAGATAGGGAGGATGAGCTGAGGAGGATCGCAAACGGCTTCCGTCCGGGTGGCGCGGTATGGAGAAGGAAGGGGAGAGCTGGATGGGATACGGAAAACGAGGAATACGACGCGAATTTGCCCGACGAATGTCGCAACACAATATAATAGAGTGAGATACGGGATCCGGGCTGTTGCAGATTCCCTCTTCCGCCTTTCATAATTCCCCCTTGACCGGTGTACATATGTCGGGTAACATGTGTAGTGTCCTTGGTGTGTTGTATCCCACGGGAGAGGCGATGGACCGCGTGATTCTGCACGTGGACATGGATTCCTTCTTCTGTTCCGTCGAAACCGCCCTCGATCCGAGGCTTCGCGGGAGGCCGGTGGTCGTGGGAGGTTCGCCGGATAGCCGAGGCGTGGTGGCGGCCTGCTCCTATCCCGCCCGCGCCCGAGGAGTCCGTTCCGGCATGCCGGTCGCCCGCGCGTTCCGCCTCTGCCCCGAGGCGGTCTTTCTGCCGACGCGCCCCAGCGTGTACACGCAGATCTCCCTCGGCGTAATCCGCATCCTGACCACATTCACCGACCGCGTGGAGCCGGCGTCGATCGACGAGTCGTACATGGATCTCACAGGCGTTTCCGGTGGGTTCTCCGGGGCGGTCCGCATCGCCGAGAAGATCCGCGCGCGGATACGCGAGAGGTTCAGGATCACCGCCTCGATCGGGATCGGGCCGACGAAGGCGATCGCCAAGATCGGTTCGCGCCGCGCCAAGCCGGACGGCGTGGAGCTGATTCCTCCGGAGAGGGCGCGCGCCATTCTCGATCCTCTCCCCGTCTCCACCCTCGGCGGCGTGGGGGAGAAGACCGCCCGCGCGCTTCGCGCCGTCGGGATCCGCACGATGGGGGATTTGGCCGCCGCCGACGGGGATCGTCTACAAAGGATGTTCGGGAAGAACGGCGATGCGCTCCGCCGTCTCGCGCGGGGGGAGGAGCTTTCCCCTCTCGTCCCCTTCGCGGACTCGCCGGACGCCAAGTCGATGAGCCACGAGACCACCTTCTCGCGCGACCGCGCGGGGAAGGAAGAGCTGGAGACCACACTCCTCTGGCTCTCGGAGAGGCTCGCCCGGCGGCTCAGAAGGGAACGCCTCGCCGGGGACGTCTTCCGGATCAAGCTCCGCTTCCCCGATTTCCGGACCGTGTTGCGGAGCAGGACCTTGCCGGAGGCGACCGACGACGAGAGGACCCTCTTCCGTCTCGCCCGGGAAGAGATGGAGCGCCACAGGAAGGGGAAGCCGGTCCGCCTGATCGGTGTCGGCCTCGGCGGGCTCGCCCCGGCCGCGGCGCGCGCGCCGGAACTGGACCTGGACCGCGAGAGGAGGGCGTACCAGGGAACCCTTCCCGTCTTCGACGCGGTGCGGGACCGATACGGCGAGGGGATGCTCCGGAAAGCGAGGCTCCTGTGATCCTCGTCGGCACCTCCGGGTTCTCCTTCGACGACTGGGCGGGAGTCTTCTATCCTCCCGCGCTCAAGAAGGAGGACCGTTTCGCCTGGTATGTGCGGCACTTTCCCACGGTGGAGGTGAACTCCACCTACTACGCCGTCCCCTCGGCGCGCCTCTTCGAGAAGATGGACCGTCTCACTCCCGAGGACTATCCCATCTTCGTGAAGGCGCACGGCGACGTGACCCATAAAAGAGAGAAGCCGGAAGAGACGACGCGCCGCCTCCTCCGCGCGGTGGAGCCGATCCGCGAATCCGGGAAGCTGGCGGGTGTGCTCGCCCAGTTCCCCTACTCCTTCCGCGCCGGTCCGGAGGGACGCCACTATCTGCGCCGCGTCCGGGCCCTCCACCCGCCGGAGGTCCCTCTCTTCGTGGAGTTCCGCCACGCGGGCTGGGCCGGGCCGGAGACGGACCGCCTCCTCGAGGAGGAGGGGATCGGTTACTGCGCCGTGGACGAACCGCCCCTCCGCAATCTCCTCCCGCCGGAGGGGAAGTCGATCGGCGCGGTCGGATACGTCCGCTTCCACGGCCGGAACGAGGAGAACTGGTGGGGGGAGGGAGGGGACCGTTACGATTACCTCTACACCGACGAGGAACTGAAGGAGTGGGTCGACCGGATCCGCGAGATGGAGAAGAAGACGGAGAGGACCTACGTGTTCTTCAACAACTGCCACGCCGGACAGGCGGTGCGCGGGGCGAAGAGGTTGCAGGCGCTTCTCGGCCTGCCGCTCACGGGCGAGGAGCAGGGGAGCTTGGGGCTGTGATCGACGACGCGCGCCGCGCCGCGGCATCGAATAACATCGGCGGCCGTTTCGAGCGTCCCGAGGCGGCGACCGGATCCTCCGGCGGCGGAATCGAGCGCCGCGCCGCGGCCGATTCCCCCTTCGACGACCTCATCGAGAGGCTCCGCCACGACCGCCGTCTCGGCGGCCGGATCGCCCACGTCCGTACGATCTCCGCGCGGGAGGCGCGCTTCGCGGAGGAGGACTTCCCCGTCGCCGCGCCGCTCAGGCGCGCCCTCGCCTCGCGCGGCGTGGAGCGCCTCTACTCGCATCAGGGAGAGGCGATCGCCGCGTCCCGGCGGGGCGAGCACGTGACGGTGGTGACCGGCACGGCGAGCGGCAAAACGGTCTGCTACAACGTGCCGGTGATCGAGTCGCTGATCGAGGGGGGAGGGACGGCGCTCTATCTCTTTCCGACAAAGGCGCTCGCCCAGGATCAGCTCCGCACCGTCACCCGCCTTCTCGAAGCGGACCCGGAGCTGAAGGGGCGTCTCCACGCCGGCGTCTACGACGGCGACACCACCCAATACGGCCGCCGCAAACTACGGGACAAGGGGGACCTGATCCTCTCCAATCCCGACATGCTCCACGCCGGCATCCTTCCCAACCACGGCTCCTGGAGCCGTTTCTTCTCGGCGCTCCGATACGTGGTGCTCGACGAGATCCACGCCTACCGCGGGATCTTCGGCTCCAACGTGGGGAACGTGATCCGCCGCCTGCGGAGGATCGCGCGGCACTACGGCGCGGACCCGCGGTTCCTCTGCTGCTCCGCCACCATCGCCAACCCGGCGGAGTTGGCGGAGAGGCTGATCGGCGCGCCGGTCACGGTGGTGGACCGGGACGGCTCGCCGCGCGGCCCCAAGCGCTTCGTCCTCTGGAACCCGCCCTTCCTGGACACCGTCGAACTGGAGAGGCGCAGCTCCAACGTGGAGGGGAAGGATCTGTTGGTCGCCCTCGTCCGCGAAGGGGTGCCGACGATCGTCTTCAGCAAGGCGCGCGTCACGGCGGAACTGATCTTTCGATACGCGCGCGAGGCGCTGGAGCGGCGCGAGAAAAAGCTCGCCGATCGGATCGCCGTCTACCGCGGCGGCTACCTGCCGGAGGAGCGCCGCGAGATCGAGAGGCGCCTCTTCGAGGGGGAACTTCTCGCCGTGTCGAGCACCAACGCGCTCGAGCTGGGGATCGACGTGGGGACTCTCGGCGCGTCGATTCTGGTCGGCTTCCCGGGGACCATCGCCAGCACGTGGCAGCAGGCGGGGCGCGGCGGCCGCGCCCGCGACGACTCGATCGTCTTTCTGGTCGCCCACAACGATCCGATCGATCAGTACCTGGTGCGGAATCCGGAGTGGTTCTTCGGCCGGTCGCACGAGAACGCAATCGTGGACCCGGAGAACCCTTACATACTGGAGAGGCACCTCCGCTGCGCCGCCCACGAACTCCCGGTCGGCGAAGAGGACGAGGGATATTTCGGCGGGTCGCTCCGATCGATCATGGAGCTGCTCGAGGAGTTCGGTCGGGTGACGACGGTGAAGGAGCGCTGGTACTGGGCGACCTCCGAATATCCTGCGGCGGAGATCTCCCTCCGCAACATGTCCGACGCGACCTACACCATTCTGGAAAACGTCGAGGACGAAAAGGAGCCGCGCAGCATCGGCACGGTCGACGCGATCAGCGCGCCGGAGCTTCTCTATCCGGAGGCGATATACCTCCATGAGGGGCGCACCTATTTCGTGCGCGAGCTGGACACGGAACAGAGGATCGCCTTCGTGGAGAGGCGGGACGTGGACTACTACACCCAGGCGATCGTGGAGTCCACCATTCGGCTGGGGGAGACGCGGCAGAAGGACGCCCTCCCCGGCGCGGAGCTGCTCCTTTCCGAGGCGACCGTCGCGTGGATGACCACCGCATTCAAAAAGATCCGTTTCTACGGGCAGGACTCCCTCGGCTGGGGAAACCTGAACCTCCCGCCCCAGGAGCTGGAGACGATCGCCCTCGGCATCGCGCCGGACGCCTCCCTCGCCGAAACGCTCGGCCGCTTCGGCTACAACCTGACCGAGGGGCTCGCGGGGGTGCGAAACCTCCTCCAGGCGGTGCTCCCCCTCCACGCGATGTGCGATCCGAGCAACCTGGGGGGCGTGGTGGAAAGCTCCAACCTGGGCCGCCCCTCGATCTTCATCTACGACCGCTTCCCCAAGGGGCTCGGCCTCGCCGAAAAAGGTTTCGATCTGATCGATCGGGTCCTCGCCGACGCGCTCGAGCTGGTGCGCGGCTGTCCCTGCCGCGAGGGTTGCCCCTCCTGCGTCGGCCATCCCCGCCCGCCCGCGCTCCACTTCGACCCCGATCTCAAGCAGGGCTTCCCGATCCCCGACAAGGGGGCGGCCGTCGAGATCCTGGAGAGGTTGACGAAGTAACCGGCCGCTCGGGAGAAGCCGTTCTTGAACGACGGCTCCTCCCGTCCTAGACTCCGGGCGACGGCGGCCCTCGGCGCGCGACAATCCAATCGACGAGAAGGACGGGATCGGGACTCATGGCGGATCCCTATCGGAAGCGGCTTTCCCAACTGGCCCGGCGCGGGCGCGCGACCTCTCCGGCGGCGCGGCCCGTTTCGAGCGCGCCGCCGCCGTGCGTCCCCGAGGGCCGGATCGTGGAGTCCGGGGCGGGAGCGCACCTTCTCGTGGAGGAGCCGGCGTCGCGGCGGATCGCCGCCGAGGGCGGGCCGCCGTTCCCCCCGCCCGGCGAGGCGTTCGTTTTCGAGGAGGGCGGCCGGACCATCGAAACGAGAAGGCCGGTTTTCTTCGATCTGGAAACCACCGGCTTTCGCTCCACGCCCCTCTTTCTATCCGGGACGCTGGGGACGGGGGAGGACGGGGGCCTCGTGAGGCAGCGTTTCGCGCGGGACTACTCCGAGGAGGGCTCGGTGGTGGAATCGACCCTGGAGGAGATCGCCGCCGCCGACTGCCTGGTCTCCTTCAACGGCAAGTCCTACGATCTCCCCTTCCTCCGCGCGCGCGCGGCGATCCACGGGATCCCCTTCCGCCTCGATCTTCCCCATCTGGACCTGCTCCACGCCGCCCGCCGGCGATGGAAGGGGCGATTCCCCGATTTCCGTTTGCAGACGCTCGAGCGGCTTTTTCACCGGGAGGAGCGCCGGGACGACGTGCCGGGGGGCGACATCCCGGATCTGTATCACGAATACGTGCGGAGCGGTTTCGAGCCGCGCCTGATGAACGTCTTTCGACACAACGCGCGCGACCTGATCACTCTGGCGCGCCTGTTCTTCCTTCTCGCCGGCGGGGAGGAAGACGAAGGAAGAGGAGGAAAGGGCGTTGCATAACAAGGTGATCGGTGAGGCTCTCACCTTCGACGACGTGCTGCTGGTGCCGATGGAATCGGACGTGATACCGGCGGACGTGGATGTCTCCACGCGGCTCACGCGGGAGATCCGTCTCGGCGTGCCCCTCCTCTCAGCCGCCATGGACACGGTGACCGAGGCGCGCCTCGCCATCGCCCTCGCCCGCGAGGGAGGGCTCGGCGTCATCCACAAGAATCTCGCCCCGCGCGAGCAGGCGGCGATGGTGGACCGCGTGAAACGGTCCGAGAGCGGCATGATCTCCAATCCGGTCACCCTCGAGCCGGATCGTCCCGTCTCGGAGGCGCTGGAGGTGATGCGCGAGTACCACATCTCCGGTATCCCGATCACGCGGAACCGGAAGCTGGTCGGCATCCTCACCAACCGGGATCTGCGCTTCGTTCGGGACTACGCCGCCCGAGTGGAGGAGCTGATGACCAGCGAGAATCTGGTCACCGCGCCGGAAGGGACCACGCTCGAGGAAGCGAAGACGATTCTTCACAAGCATAAAATCGAGAAGCTTCCCGTCGTGGACGCCGAGGGCTACCTGAAGGGGCTCATCACCGTGAAGGACATGAAGAAGCGGATGATGCACCCCTTCGCCTGTAAGGACGAGCAGGGACGGCTCCGGGTGGGCGCCGCCGTCGGCGTCGGTATGGACCGGGAGGCGCGGATGGAGGCGTTGGTGGGCGTTCACGTGGACGTGGTCGTGGTGGACACCGCCCACGGCCATTCCCGGAACGTGATCCGCGCGGTGGAGGAGATCAAGAAGCTCTATCCGAGCGTGCAGGTGATCGCCGGGAACGTGGCCACCGCCGACGCGGTCAAGGCGCTGATCCATGCGGGCGCGGACGCGGTGAAGGTGGGGATCGGGCCGGGGGCGAGCTGCACCACCCGCGTGGTGGCGGGCGTGGGCGTCCCCCAGCTGACCGCGATCGAGGAGTGCGCCTCCGCGGCCGTCAAGAACGACGTGCCGGTGATCGCCGACGGCGGCGTGAAATACTCCGGTGACGTGGCGAAGGCGATCGCCGCAGGCGCCGAATCGGTGATGATGGGGAGCCTCTTCGCCGGCACCAAGGAGAGCCCGGGTGAGATGATTCTCTTCGAGGGGCGGTACTTCAAGGTGTACCGCGGCATGGGCTCGTTGGCGGCGATGCGGGAGGGCTCGAAGGACCGCTACTTCCAGGAGGGAGTGGAGTCGGATTCGAAGCTGGTGCCGGAGGGGGTGGAGGGGCGCGTCCCTTACCGCGGGCCCTTGGCGGATACGGTGTTCCAACTCATCGGCGGTCTCCGCGCCAGCATGGGGTACTGCGGCGCCGGCACCATCGAGGAGTTCCACAAGAGGGCGCGCTTCGTACGGGTGACGAGCGCCGGCGTGAGGGAGAGCCATCCCCACGACATGACGGTCACCCAGGAAGCGCCCAATTACAGCCGGCCCGCGTCCGGCTGAGCGCGGGCCGAGAAAAACCGAAATCGCGCGGGGCGGGCGCCCGATAGCGTCCGCCCGTTTTCTTTCGGTGTCAGAGGAACGAGACGGAGAGGAAGAGGGAGCAGCCCGTGAGCTGGGCGTCCGGGTCGGCGAGGCCGGAGATCGGATCCGCCGAAAAGCGGGTCCATCGGACGCGGAAGCCGGCGCCGAGACGCCCGAGAGGATAGGGGATCTCGTAGGCGCCGAAGAGGGAGAGGCCGGGGCCGTCGGCGTCCCGCTCTGCGGTTCCGTCGAGGTCGATGCGGAAACCGCCCCGCACGGTGTCGGCCGGATGGGTGCTCACCGACATCTTGAGGAAGGTCCACTGCGCAAGCGCGCCCCAGGCGAAGCCGCGTTCGTCCGGCGCCGCGTGGCGGTGTATGAAGCCGACGGTGAAGGGGATGCCGAACATTTCGAGGCGGGCGAGATCGGGATCCTCCGTGAAGGAGATGCCGTCGTCGTCTTCGCTCCGCCTCGACCAGAAGAGGCCGAAACCGGCGAGAATCGCCGTCGGTTCGTCGGCCCGGAAGGCGAGGAGAAAGTCGCCGTCGAAGCCGGGGGAAAGGCCGCCCGTGTTCAGGTCTTTCGCGGCGTCGTCCATGTCGCCGGGATCGAAGAAGGAGAGCCCACCGAAAAAAAGTGATCCCGTGCCGGCGGCGGCCGGGAGGGGGGCGAGGAGCAGGAAAAGGATGGGGAGAACGAGAAGGCGCGTCATGGCGTGATTTTAGCATAGGGAGAGCGGTTGGAGAACGGCACGGACGGCGCAAGGGAAGGTATCTGTTCGGCGACGGATTCTCTTTTCAAGGGCGGAGCGGCCTCCCCGCCGAGGCCGTGGCGAGGGAGGGAGAGAAAAGGTTTCCGGTACCGGTGAAAGATCCGCTCATGTGAGCGGAAAACGATTGAACCACGAAGAAAAAACGGCGGAAGCTCTTTATTCGCGCCCCTTCGCGCGGCACGTATTGACAGCGCTTTCCGGGGGTGCTAGAATAACAAATACGAAAGAGAGGATCTTGAAATCCCTACCCGGGGATGAGAGGCCTGTACTCAATTTGAGCCAACAGTACCCGAAGGGGAACCCGACTCCGCATGGGTAGAGCCAGCCTTCGCGGCCGGTTCGAGCCAGACGGGAGGGTACCCACCTGGAAAAGTCGGGTCAATTGGGACGGGCCTCACGACCGGCGTGGGGATTTTTCTTTTTTCCGATCGAGTGCGCGCCGAACGTCAGGCGCTCGCGCCCGAGATGGTTTCCAGCTCGAGATCGGGCCAGCATCCCGGATCGAGCTTCTGCAGATTCGCCAGACTCCTCTCCACCTCGGCGCGCGCTTCCGCCGTCCCCGCCCTTTGGAAGGTAAGGTAGGCGTCCAGGAGCGTGTCCTGTGCTTCCTGGATCTTCTTCTTCTTGTCGAGCACTTCCATGTCGGCATAGAGGAGCGAGATGTCGTGATTGGTGATCGGCTCGACCAGGCCGAGGAACTCGCCCCTCATGTGCTGGAGGATCCGGCGGTATTTATCGAAATCGTAGGCGAGCTTGGCGAGAACCTCCGAAAGGGGGCGGTATCGCTCCGGGATGTGTTCGGTGAAGGAGCAGGCGAAGCGATAATAGGCGCTTCCCCTCTCGATCAGATCGAGCAGCTCGGCGCTCGGGTCCCCCTCCTTGGGTAGGCGAAAGAGGCCCGTCCGGAGGAGCAGGTTGTCGCCGTTCATGCGATAGATCTCGTACCGCATGAAGGGGTTCTCCGCTCGATCGAGGACCTCCGTGAGATCGGTGTTGTAGCGGGCGATGTAGCGAGACGCGGTCTTATGAAAACGATCGGTGACGACGGAATTGAGGAGAAGGGCCAAGTAGACATTGACGTCTTCGTCGAAATAATCCCTGTTGGATTCGTTTTTCGTCGCGATACGGGACTGGAGAAACGCGTCCATCAAATAGGAGATGGACGGTTCATAGGCGCCTTTCTTCGCGAGTCCGTCCGTATATTTCTGAAGCTTCATCCGAGTCGTCCTCCCCCGGTTGCTCATCCGAGATGCACTCTGCTCAAAAGAAAAGCAGGGACCGTGCCAGGGAACACCGCGTCTTTCGGTTCCGTAAGTTGATGAAAAATATGGGGATTGCGGCGCACCTGGCGGATCGCCGCCGGAGGGCGCGTCGCAACGGCTCGATCTGCAACGGCTTCCGTTGCGAGCTGCGCCCGGGCGCGTTAGGATGGCGGAGGGGGAGGAACGACAATGCAGGTCGGATACATCCAATTCGCGCCGGAGTTCGGTGAAACGGCGAGGAACCTGGAGGCTTTGGAAAGAATCGCGAGGGAGCACGCGAAAGGGGCGGATCTTCTCGTGCTCCCGGAGCTGGCCGGAACGGGCTATCTGTTCACGTCGCGGGAGGAGACGCTTCGCTTCGCCGAGCCTTTCCCCGACGGGCCGACGGCGCAATGCTTCGCCCGCGTCGCCCGGGAAACGGGGGCGGTGGTGGTGGGCGGTTTCGCGGAGCGCGACGGTGACCGGGCGTTCAACTCGGCGGCTCTCGTCCGTCCCGACGGAACCGGCCACATTTACAGGAAGGCGCAGCTCTTTAAGGACGAAAAGAGCTTCTTCGAGCCCGGGGACACGCCGTTCGAGCCGGTGGAGGCGGGCGGCGTGAAACTGGGCCTCATGGTCTGCTTCGACTGGTATTACCCGGAGGTGGCCCGGCTGCTCGCGTTACGGGGCGCCCACATTCTCTGCCATCCCTCCAATCTGGTGCTCCCCTATTGCCCCGAATCGATGAAGACGCGCTGCCTGGAGAACCGGGTTTTCGCGGTGACCTGCAACCGGACCGGATCGGACCGGCGCGGCGATCGCGAGCTTCACTTCATCGGGATGAGTCAGATCACCGGCCCGGACGGATCGATCATCCTGCGCGCTCCGCGGGACGGCGTGCACGTGGGGATCGCGGAGATCGACCCGTCTCTGGCGGAAAACAAGGACATCACGGGAAACAACGTCTGGACGGAAGATCGGCGCCGTGATCTTTTCGGTGGACTGACGGAGTAGCGCGGCCCGCCCGGCCCCCGACCCCCGCCGCTTTCCCCTATTCTCTCACGCGCCCGGGTTCGCCGTCGAAACGCTCGAGGACGGTCCTGGCGATTCTCTCTCCCGCGAGATCGTGCGCGTAAGGCGAAGGGTGGGCGTCGGCGGCGCTCAAGCGGAGCGAATCGCCGGAGTGGGCGCGGAAAACCGGGAGAAGATCGATCACGTCGAAAGCGTTTTTCAGCCCCTCGTCCCGCACCTGCTCGTGAACCCACTCATAGGGGTAGGATTGCCAACAGTCCCGATCTCCTCGGGGCGGCACCGGGAAAATGACGAGGAGGACCGGGAGTTCCCGCCGGGCCGCGCAGTCCCCCATCACGCGGAAAGCCTCGCGCACGCTCCCCCAGTAGTGTTCGTCCCGGTGCATGTAGGGGATGTACCCGCCCCACCGCCACTTCCCGATTCGGCGCAGCGCCCCTTTTCCCAGGCGGAAAAGATGGAGCCGGTGCGATGCCGGATGGTGCCGGAAGAAATTGTGCAGGCCGCCGGTGTTCTCCGTGTCCGGGTCGTTCAGCGCATAACCGACGATGACCAGGTCGGGATCGAAAAGGGGGATCTTGTGCAGGAAGACGCACGCCTCGTCCCGGCTGCAGTAGCCGCCCACCCCGAGGTTCAGAACCTGCCAGCCGCGTGGGACGCCCCCCAGGTGGTGTTCCAGCCGTTTGGCGTAGCATTCCGTCACGCCGACGCCCAGGCCGTAAGTGAAGGAATCGCCGAGGCACACGATCCGCCGCGTTCCTCTCGGTTTGTCGAGGATGTCCACGGTGTCGCGGATTCCGAGGGGATTCGTCGAACCGGGGAGATCGCCGGTGCGGCGCAGCTCGTAGGCGAGGCCGGGGATGGAGGACTTTTCATGCGTCAGCGCGCGGGCGTATTCGTCGTCCGGCCTGGGGATGCGATAGGCCTTGGGAAGATCGAGAGCGCGCAGGGCGAGTTCGGCGCCGATGAGGACGAGAAGCGTCGAGCCCGCGCAGAGGAGAAGGGAGGAGGCGTGTTTCATGAGTCGCTCCCGTGTGATCGGTTTACCGGGCGCGGCGAAGCGCGTCCTTTTCCCGGACCGGCGAAGGAAGGTAAGAAGCCGTGGATACCGCCGCGCGCAATCATTATAGCATGGAATATTCCTCGTGGAAAACACCCGGCGGGAGCGATCGCGTAAGGGAAGGTGCGTTCCGGCGGCGGATCGAACGAGGCGGGGGGCGGGAAACGGATCGAAGACGGCTCTTTCCTAGCTTTCCTCCTCCTCCACTTCGCCCTTCTTTCCCGCCTGCACGATGCGGGTGACCCGCTCCACCAACTCCCTGTCGTCGGCGACGCGGCGGATCACGCCGCGGTTGGCGATGGAGATGGCGCCCGTCTCCTCGCTGACGACGATCACGATCGCGTCGGTCTCCTCGGCGAGGCCGAGGGCGGCGCGGTGACGCGTGCCGGTGTTGGCGGTCTGGGTGCGGTCCTGGGAGAGGGGGAGGATGCAGCCGGCGGCGGCGATCCGGTCGTTCTGAATCACCAGCGCTCCATCATGGAGGGGCGAGTAGTTGGTGAATACGGTGACGATCATCTCCGCCGTCACCTTGCCGTCGACGCGGTGTCCCGTTTCGATGATGTTGCGGAGCGCCGCCTGACGGACGATCACGATGAGCCCGCCGATCCGCTTGCGGGCCATCACCTGCACCGCCTTCGCGATCTCGTCCATGCTCTCGATCGCCTCGATCTTCAGGAAGATCCGGAAGATCCTGCCCTGGCCGACCTGGGAGAGGGCGCGCCTGAGTTCGGGCTGGAAGAGGATCACGAAACCGACGAGCCAAACGGTTTTCAGGCTCGAGAAAATCCGGTTCAGGCCGGTGAGCTGGAAGACGTCCGCCACCGCGGAGACCAGGTAGATGAGGGCGAGGCCGACGAACATCTGGGAGGCGCGGGTTCCCTTGACCACCAACAGGAGGCGGTAGAGTAGGAACCAGACCACGGCGAAGTCGATTACGTCGTAGATCCGGAACTGGAGGTCGCCCACCGAATCACTCCTCCGAACGCTCGATCGCTTCCGCCGTACGGACCGCGCGGATCACGGCGCGCACGTCGTGGACCCGCAGAATATCGGCGCCGTTCCGCGCCGCCGCCACGCAGGCACCGAGGGTCGCCTCGAGCCGCTCCTCCACCGGAAGACCGAGAAGATGGCCGATGAAGGACTTGCGCGACGGTCCGACGAGGACCGGGAAACCCAGGGATCGGAACTCGCCCAGGTGCCGGAGGAGCGCCAGGTTGTCCTCCAGCCGCTTGCCGAAGCCGATGCCCGGATCGATCACGATCTTATCCTCCGCCACGCCGGATGCAATCGCAATCTCCGCGCTGCGGGCGAGATCGTCATATACTTCCGTTACCACGTCGTCGTATCGCGGCGCCGTCTGCATCGTTTCCGGTGTGCCCCGCATGTGGTTGAGCACCAAATCCGCGCCCGCCTCGGCGGCGATCCGCGCGAGGTTCGGATCGTGGGCGAGGCCGGTCACGTCGTTCAGCACCGTCGCGCCGGCCCTCACCGCCATGCGCGCCACCGCCGCCTTCCGCGTGTCCACCGAGATCGGCTTTTCCACCGCGCCGCGCAGCTCCCGGATCACCGGGACGACGCGCCGGGTTTCCATCTCCACCGACACCTCCTCGGCGCCGGGCCGCGTCGATTCCCCCCCCACGTCGATCAGGTCCGCCCCCTCCGCGGCGAGCCGCACACCCCGCTCCACCGCCCGGTCGAAGGCGAAGAACTCGCCGCCGTCGCTGAAGGAGTCGGGGGTGACGTTCAGGATCCCCATGACCGCCGCGCCGCCCACTTCGGGGGAGAAGCGCGTGCGCGCCGTATGGTCGAGTCGCCGGGTCGCCCGGCGGAGTTCCTCGATTCG encodes:
- the guaB gene encoding IMP dehydrogenase, with translation MHNKVIGEALTFDDVLLVPMESDVIPADVDVSTRLTREIRLGVPLLSAAMDTVTEARLAIALAREGGLGVIHKNLAPREQAAMVDRVKRSESGMISNPVTLEPDRPVSEALEVMREYHISGIPITRNRKLVGILTNRDLRFVRDYAARVEELMTSENLVTAPEGTTLEEAKTILHKHKIEKLPVVDAEGYLKGLITVKDMKKRMMHPFACKDEQGRLRVGAAVGVGMDREARMEALVGVHVDVVVVDTAHGHSRNVIRAVEEIKKLYPSVQVIAGNVATADAVKALIHAGADAVKVGIGPGASCTTRVVAGVGVPQLTAIEECASAAVKNDVPVIADGGVKYSGDVAKAIAAGAESVMMGSLFAGTKESPGEMILFEGRYFKVYRGMGSLAAMREGSKDRYFQEGVESDSKLVPEGVEGRVPYRGPLADTVFQLIGGLRASMGYCGAGTIEEFHKRARFVRVTSAGVRESHPHDMTVTQEAPNYSRPASG
- a CDS encoding acyltransferase; the protein is MQVGYIQFAPEFGETARNLEALERIAREHAKGADLLVLPELAGTGYLFTSREETLRFAEPFPDGPTAQCFARVARETGAVVVGGFAERDGDRAFNSAALVRPDGTGHIYRKAQLFKDEKSFFEPGDTPFEPVEAGGVKLGLMVCFDWYYPEVARLLALRGAHILCHPSNLVLPYCPESMKTRCLENRVFAVTCNRTGSDRRGDRELHFIGMSQITGPDGSIILRAPRDGVHVGIAEIDPSLAENKDITGNNVWTEDRRRDLFGGLTE
- a CDS encoding SGNH/GDSL hydrolase family protein, which encodes MKHASSLLLCAGSTLLVLIGAELALRALDLPKAYRIPRPDDEYARALTHEKSSIPGLAYELRRTGDLPGSTNPLGIRDTVDILDKPRGTRRIVCLGDSFTYGLGVGVTECYAKRLEHHLGGVPRGWQVLNLGVGGYCSRDEACVFLHKIPLFDPDLVIVGYALNDPDTENTGGLHNFFRHHPASHRLHLFRLGKGALRRIGKWRWGGYIPYMHRDEHYWGSVREAFRVMGDCAARRELPVLLVIFPVPPRGDRDCWQSYPYEWVHEQVRDEGLKNAFDVIDLLPVFRAHSGDSLRLSAADAHPSPYAHDLAGERIARTVLERFDGEPGRVRE
- the cdaA gene encoding diadenylate cyclase CdaA, producing MGDLQFRIYDVIDFAVVWFLLYRLLLVVKGTRASQMFVGLALIYLVSAVADVFQLTGLNRIFSSLKTVWLVGFVILFQPELRRALSQVGQGRIFRIFLKIEAIESMDEIAKAVQVMARKRIGGLIVIVRQAALRNIIETGHRVDGKVTAEMIVTVFTNYSPLHDGALVIQNDRIAAAGCILPLSQDRTQTANTGTRHRAALGLAEETDAIVIVVSEETGAISIANRGVIRRVADDRELVERVTRIVQAGKKGEVEEEES
- the folP gene encoding dihydropteroate synthase codes for the protein MGILNVTPDSFSDGGEFFAFDRAVERGVRLAAEGADLIDVGGESTRPGAEEVSVEMETRRVVPVIRELRGAVEKPISVDTRKAAVARMAVRAGATVLNDVTGLAHDPNLARIAAEAGADLVLNHMRGTPETMQTAPRYDDVVTEVYDDLARSAEIAIASGVAEDKIVIDPGIGFGKRLEDNLALLRHLGEFRSLGFPVLVGPSRKSFIGHLLGLPVEERLEATLGACVAAARNGADILRVHDVRAVIRAVRTAEAIERSEE